A single window of Motacilla alba alba isolate MOTALB_02 chromosome 12, Motacilla_alba_V1.0_pri, whole genome shotgun sequence DNA harbors:
- the SLC38A3 gene encoding sodium-coupled neutral amino acid transporter 3 — protein MDTTDVPLQAEMVELVPNGKHTAALTASTVPSLAGDRFEENQTGVAEMEEFLPHGAEKKQTHFTDFEGKTSFGMSVFNLSNAIMGSGILGLAYAMANTGIILFLFLLTAVALLSSYSIHLLLKSSGIVGIRAYEQLGYRAFGTPGKLAAAIAITLQNIGAMSSYLYIVKSEVPLVIQTFLNLEEKTTDWYMNGNYLVILVSVTIILPLALMKQLGYLGYASGFSLSCMVFFLISVIYKKFQIPCPLPEQEGNITGILNVTTVSTSDYQNGYTVLQAPEQDTCTPSFFTLNSQTAYTIPIMAFAFVCHPEVLPIYTELKDPSKKKMQCISNISIMVMYLMYFLAALFGYLTFYDRVESELLHTYNKVDPFDVLILCVRVAVLTAVTLTVPIVLFPVRRAIQQMLFQGKDFSWIRHIAIAVILLTFINLLVIFAPSILGIFGLIGATSAPCLIFIFPAIFYIRIMPKDKEPLRSTPKILAACFALLGVVFMIMSLSFIIIDWATGGGKSGGSH, from the exons ATGGATACCACGGACGTGCCCCTGCAGGCCGAGATGGTGGAGCTGGTGCCCAATGGGAAGCACACGGCCGCACTCACCGCCTCCACTGTCCCCTCACTGGCAGGTGACAG ATTTGAAGAGAACCAGACTGGCGTGGCAGAGATGGAGGAGTTCCTGCCCCACGGTGCCGAGAAGAAGCAGACACACTTCACTGAT TTTGAAGGGAAGACGTCTTTCGGGATGTCCGTCTTCAACCTGAGCAATGCCATCATGGGCAGCGGCATCCTGGGGCTGGCCTATGCCATGGCCAACACCGGCATCATCCTCTTCCT cttcctcctCACAGCAGtggccctgctctccagctATTCCATCCACCTGCTGCTCAAGTCCTCGGGCATTGTGG GCATTCGTGCCTACGAGCAGCTGGGCTACCGAGCCTTCGGCACGCCGGGGAAGCTGGCCGCAGCCATCGCCATCACGCTGCAGAACATCGGGG CCATGTCCAGCTACCTGTACATTGTCAAATCTGAAGTGCCTCTGGTCATCCAGACCTTCCTGAACCTGGAGGAGAAGACCAC GGACTGGTACATGAATGGGAACTACCTGGTGATCCTGGTTTCTGTCACCATTATCCTGCCCCTGGCCCTCATGAAGCAGCTGG gctACCTTGGCTACGCCAGCGGCTTCTCCCTCAGCTGTATGGTCTTCTTCCTCATCTCG gtGATCTACAAGAAGTTCCAGATCCCCTGCCCACTTCCGGAGCAGGAGGGGAACATCACGGGCATCCTCAACGTCACCACTGTCAGCACTAGTGACTACCAGAATGGCTACACAGTCCTCCAGGCCCCCGAGCAGGACACTTGCACACCCAGCTTTTTCACCCTGAACTCACAG ACAGCGTACACCATCCCCATCATGGCCTTCGCCTTTGTCTGCCACCCCGAGGTCCTGCCCATCTACACCGAGCTGAAGGA cccctccaagAAGAAGATGCAGTGCATCTCCAACATCTCCATCATGGTCATGTACCTCATGTACTTCTTGGCTGCCCTCTTTGGCTACCTCACGTTTTACG ACCGTGTggagtcagagctgctgcacacgTACAACAAGGTGGACCCCTTTGATGTGCTCATCCTGTGTGTGCGTGTGGCTGTGCTGACGGCTGTCACCCTCACCGTCCCCATCGTCCTCTTCCCG gtgcgTCGGGCCATCCAGCAGATGCTGTTCCAAGGGAAAGACTTCAGCTGGATCCGCCACATCGCCATCGCTGTGATCCTGCTGACCTTCATCAACCTCCTTGTCATCTTTGCCCCCTCCATTCTCGGCATCTTCGGCTTGATTG gtgccacctctgctccctgcctcatcttcatcttccCTGCCATCTTCTACATCCGCATCATGCCCAAGGACAAGGAGCCACTGCGCTCCACTCCCAAAATATTG gctgcctgctttgcCCTCCTCGGGGTGGTCTTCATGATCATGAGCTTGAGCTTCATCATCATCGACTGGGCCACGGGTGGGGGGAAGAGCGGCGGCAGCCACTAG